From Patescibacteria group bacterium, a single genomic window includes:
- a CDS encoding aldolase — MQQVFTSKKDLQTIFSPILTFSPLKIHDRTKLTEFGIDILVYNAVFAKKNIASICHQLISDIATIYQIRPSSIRSLYTAFGREDIKGFTVPAINIRTLTYDIARVIFRLMIAQKIGPVIFEIARSEIEYTHQRPQEYATVILAAAIKEGYQGPIFLQGDHYQFSKKHFEEDKYGEIQQLKDLIRESIEAKFFNIDIDASTLVDYTQKDLFQQQQLNSEMTATLTNYIHQVQPQNIDIATGGEIGHIGGRNSTPEDLIAFMKGYQEKVPTGGIIKVSVQTGTKHGGVILPNGTLQKVNLDFSVIKKISKIAREKYQLGGVVQHGASTLPLEYFDFFVQNETLEIHLATEWQNIVFDKMPDDLREKMYSYVWENFAQERQKEWTDEQFLYNVRKKALGPFKQVLWDLSDDEKAPILNTLSQTFSLIFEKLGIFNTQHIVQKYI; from the coding sequence ATGCAACAGGTTTTTACTTCTAAAAAAGATCTACAAACAATATTCAGTCCTATACTTACTTTCTCTCCTTTGAAAATCCATGACAGAACAAAACTTACTGAGTTTGGTATTGACATACTCGTTTATAACGCTGTTTTTGCCAAAAAAAACATTGCATCTATCTGTCATCAACTTATTTCTGATATTGCTACGATCTATCAAATTAGACCCTCTTCAATCCGTAGTCTTTATACGGCGTTTGGGAGAGAAGATATAAAAGGGTTCACTGTACCAGCAATAAATATCCGCACATTAACTTATGATATTGCCCGTGTTATCTTCAGACTCATGATTGCTCAAAAAATTGGTCCTGTAATTTTTGAAATCGCACGCTCTGAAATTGAATACACTCATCAACGTCCCCAAGAATACGCAACTGTAATTCTAGCAGCAGCAATTAAAGAAGGGTATCAAGGACCAATTTTTCTTCAAGGAGATCATTATCAGTTTAGTAAAAAACACTTTGAGGAAGACAAATATGGTGAGATACAACAGCTAAAAGACCTTATCCGTGAATCAATCGAGGCAAAGTTTTTTAATATTGATATAGACGCATCAACACTTGTAGATTACACCCAAAAAGATCTTTTTCAACAACAACAGCTAAACAGTGAAATGACAGCAACTCTGACCAATTATATCCATCAAGTTCAACCACAAAATATTGATATCGCAACTGGAGGAGAAATCGGACATATAGGAGGCAGAAATAGCACACCGGAAGATTTGATAGCCTTTATGAAGGGGTATCAAGAAAAAGTGCCAACAGGAGGGATAATAAAAGTTAGTGTTCAGACTGGAACAAAACATGGTGGAGTTATTCTCCCCAACGGCACTCTGCAAAAAGTTAACCTTGACTTCTCTGTCATTAAAAAAATCAGTAAAATTGCACGAGAGAAATACCAGCTAGGAGGAGTAGTCCAACATGGTGCATCTACCTTACCATTAGAATACTTTGATTTTTTTGTCCAAAATGAGACTCTAGAAATTCATCTCGCAACCGAATGGCAAAATATCGTCTTTGATAAAATGCCAGACGATCTGAGAGAAAAGATGTATTCATACGTTTGGGAAAACTTTGCTCAGGAGAGACAAAAAGAATGGACTGATGAACAATTTTTATACAACGTACGCAAAAAAGCTCTGGGACCTTTTAAGCAAGTACTGTGGGATCTTTCTGATGATGAAAAAGCTCCTATCCTCAACACCCTCTCTCAGACTTTCTCACTCATTTTTGAAAAGCTTGGTATTTTCAATACTCAACACATTGTTCAAAAATATATCTAA
- the pgk gene encoding phosphoglycerate kinase: MIKYIDEHPISEKRILLRVDFNVSLNPRHQIADDVRIRQSLPTIEFLLKHNNKLILISHLGRPHGLDLKLSLEPVKKRLQELLPDKTIYLLRDFSEQEREILRNQKANEIILLENIRFFEEEDMNDEKFAKNLAQLADVYVNDAFAVSHRKAASIVAITQFLPSYAGLLLKKEVETLSKAINHPQKPFVVVLGGAKISTKIKLIHKLITLADFLLLGGGLANTFLLALGIEVGRSLTEPQEIDEAKSVLRLAGEKQTKILLPEDVIIGDHQGKHTTYKKVQMLTKHDTIFDIGPQTMALFGQAILQAKTIIWNGPVGRFEVDAYRRGTDFIYYAIAANESAISIVGGGETLAALSQKEHLEKITHISTGGAAMLEFIENGTLPGIEALKKCPF; the protein is encoded by the coding sequence ATGATAAAATACATTGACGAACACCCAATTTCTGAAAAACGAATTCTGCTGAGAGTTGATTTTAATGTATCTCTTAATCCTAGACACCAAATTGCAGATGATGTACGTATAAGACAATCTTTGCCAACAATTGAGTTTCTGCTCAAACACAACAATAAACTTATTCTCATATCTCACTTAGGAAGACCACATGGATTGGATCTCAAACTTTCTCTTGAACCTGTAAAAAAACGTTTACAGGAGTTGCTTCCTGACAAAACTATTTATCTTTTACGTGATTTCTCAGAACAGGAAAGAGAAATTCTACGAAACCAGAAAGCAAATGAGATTATTTTACTTGAGAATATTCGCTTTTTTGAAGAAGAAGATATGAATGATGAGAAGTTTGCTAAAAATCTTGCTCAACTTGCTGATGTCTATGTCAATGATGCCTTTGCTGTATCACATCGAAAAGCAGCATCCATTGTTGCAATTACTCAATTTCTTCCATCTTATGCAGGCCTTCTTCTAAAAAAAGAGGTTGAGACGCTAAGTAAAGCAATCAATCATCCTCAAAAACCATTTGTTGTTGTTTTAGGAGGAGCAAAAATTTCAACAAAAATAAAATTAATCCACAAACTTATAACACTAGCAGATTTCCTACTTTTAGGAGGTGGCCTTGCCAATACTTTTCTCCTTGCTCTTGGAATAGAAGTAGGACGAAGTCTTACTGAACCACAAGAAATAGATGAAGCAAAATCAGTTTTAAGATTGGCAGGGGAGAAGCAAACAAAAATCCTCCTTCCTGAAGACGTGATAATTGGCGATCATCAGGGAAAGCATACGACATATAAAAAAGTTCAGATGTTGACCAAACACGACACAATATTTGATATTGGACCTCAAACAATGGCGCTTTTTGGTCAAGCAATTCTGCAAGCAAAAACAATTATCTGGAATGGACCTGTTGGTCGTTTTGAAGTTGATGCCTATCGAAGAGGAACTGATTTTATTTATTATGCTATTGCAGCAAACGAAAGCGCAATCTCCATAGTTGGAGGAGGAGAGACGCTGGCTGCGCTTTCGCAAAAAGAACATCTTGAGAAAATAACACATATCTCAACAGGAGGAGCTGCTATGCTTGAATTTATTGAAAATGGCACCCTACCTGGGATTGAGGCGTTAAAAAAATGTCCTTTTTAG
- the dnaA gene encoding chromosomal replication initiator protein DnaA, with product MKNELNTLWKTVLSDLEKKVSRANFLTFVKTLHLISLEDRIATIATPSTMVMSLMEKRFQKDIKESLKKHTGEDIDVIFIVKGVPSPSHIDQKEGTLFSSLISSPPKPQTLSIGHPPRVRADYTFETFAVSSSNQLAFTAAQKVASVPTTYNPLFIYGPVGVGKTHLMHAVANHLYQLHPDRKIIYITSEEFTNEVVEAIRTNSTAQMKKRFRSASLLLIDDIQFIEGKERVQEELFHTFNTLIDNGAQICLTSDRAPEEIKKLEKRLLSRFAGGLTVDIAEPDFELKTAILLKKAEKFGYSLPIDVAKIIADRVQDVRSLEGLLLRVITHASTLNGDITIETARRAIGEAKEEQRGHIHAEDIIKTVCNYYGIKPTALKGPKREASLVKARQITMYLLKVELGLTFVEIGNLLGGRDHTTVIHGVEKIEKLVENKAKISEDIMGIRKTLNG from the coding sequence ATGAAAAACGAATTAAACACACTCTGGAAAACTGTACTTTCTGATCTTGAGAAAAAAGTGTCGCGAGCTAATTTTTTGACTTTTGTTAAAACCCTTCACCTTATCTCACTGGAGGACCGGATTGCAACTATCGCTACACCCTCAACTATGGTAATGAGCCTAATGGAAAAACGTTTCCAAAAGGATATCAAAGAATCTTTAAAAAAACACACAGGTGAAGATATTGATGTTATATTTATTGTCAAAGGAGTACCTTCTCCATCACATATAGATCAGAAAGAAGGTACACTTTTTTCTTCTCTTATATCATCTCCACCAAAACCTCAAACACTCTCTATTGGCCATCCTCCGCGAGTTAGGGCAGATTATACATTTGAAACATTTGCAGTATCTAGCAGCAATCAACTTGCATTCACTGCTGCGCAAAAAGTAGCTTCTGTGCCGACAACATATAATCCTTTATTTATTTATGGACCAGTTGGGGTAGGAAAGACACATTTAATGCATGCTGTTGCTAACCATCTCTATCAACTTCACCCTGATCGCAAAATAATATATATAACAAGCGAAGAATTTACAAATGAGGTGGTGGAAGCTATCAGAACCAACAGTACGGCGCAAATGAAAAAAAGATTCCGATCAGCCTCCCTTCTTTTGATAGATGATATCCAGTTTATTGAAGGAAAAGAAAGAGTTCAAGAAGAACTGTTTCATACCTTTAATACCCTAATAGATAATGGTGCACAAATTTGCCTGACATCTGATCGAGCACCAGAAGAAATAAAAAAACTTGAAAAAAGGCTCTTAAGTCGCTTTGCAGGAGGATTGACTGTTGATATTGCTGAGCCTGATTTTGAACTTAAAACTGCTATACTTTTGAAAAAAGCAGAGAAGTTTGGCTATTCACTACCCATTGATGTAGCAAAAATTATTGCTGATCGCGTCCAGGATGTTAGAAGTTTGGAAGGTCTTCTTCTTCGTGTCATAACGCATGCCTCAACGCTAAATGGAGATATTACCATAGAGACAGCGCGTCGGGCTATTGGAGAAGCTAAAGAGGAACAACGTGGACATATTCATGCAGAAGATATTATCAAAACTGTATGTAATTATTATGGTATCAAGCCAACAGCTCTGAAAGGACCAAAAAGAGAAGCATCACTAGTAAAAGCAAGACAAATCACAATGTATCTTCTAAAAGTAGAGCTTGGATTAACTTTTGTTGAAATTGGCAACCTGCTTGGAGGCAGAGACCATACAACTGTTATACACGGTGTGGAAAAAATTGAAAAACTTGTGGAAAACAAGGCTAAAATTTCTGAGGATATTATGGGGATAAGAAAAACACTTAATGGGTAA
- the dnaN gene encoding DNA polymerase III subunit beta, whose protein sequence is MKVNILAENLQKKLSFVNHAISIRNDLPILLNILIEAEGNKIKLSSTDLEIGIQTTLPADVLEEGGTTVPARPFTELINSLPNEAITLETEDRLLKVTSKKTKSSFQTIPKEDFPKLFEEKGELLADIPFLSLKRDCSMVVFSASTDTTRPALSGILMRKEESGFIFVATDGYRLSLKHLTSNGLKGEDQSIIVPARVFREVLSMKEDAENIQIYVSKGSNQVIFEQNDTLLVGRLIEAEYPNYQRIIPSDHASHVVFDREELLRAVKICSIFAREAANIIKLSLRKTSIIVSSHTPSVGENMVETDAQLTGEENEIAFNARYLLDVLSNVPASEMVFEMTGPLNPGVFKIKDDESFLHLIMPIRVQE, encoded by the coding sequence ATGAAAGTTAATATTCTTGCAGAAAATCTACAAAAAAAATTATCTTTTGTAAATCACGCTATTTCTATTAGAAACGATCTTCCAATACTTCTTAATATTCTTATTGAAGCAGAGGGTAATAAAATAAAACTGAGTAGCACTGATCTTGAAATAGGTATTCAAACAACTCTTCCTGCAGATGTTCTTGAAGAAGGAGGAACAACAGTTCCCGCTCGACCATTTACAGAGCTTATTAATTCTCTTCCTAATGAAGCAATAACACTTGAGACAGAGGATAGATTGCTTAAGGTAACAAGTAAAAAAACAAAAAGTTCTTTCCAAACAATACCCAAGGAAGATTTCCCCAAACTATTTGAGGAAAAAGGCGAGCTTTTAGCTGATATACCTTTCCTTTCATTAAAAAGAGATTGTTCAATGGTAGTGTTTTCTGCGAGTACTGATACTACAAGACCTGCCCTATCAGGAATATTGATGAGGAAAGAAGAGTCAGGATTTATCTTTGTAGCAACAGATGGTTATAGACTTTCATTAAAACATTTAACATCCAATGGTTTAAAAGGTGAAGACCAGTCAATAATTGTTCCAGCTCGTGTATTTAGAGAAGTTCTTTCAATGAAAGAAGATGCAGAAAATATTCAGATCTATGTCTCTAAAGGAAGCAATCAAGTAATTTTTGAACAAAACGATACGCTTCTTGTTGGAAGATTAATTGAGGCAGAGTATCCTAATTATCAGCGCATTATTCCCTCAGATCATGCCTCTCATGTTGTTTTTGATCGTGAAGAGTTGTTAAGGGCTGTTAAAATTTGCTCTATTTTTGCCAGAGAAGCAGCAAACATCATTAAACTTTCACTGAGAAAGACAAGCATTATTGTTTCATCGCATACTCCTTCAGTTGGAGAAAATATGGTTGAGACTGATGCACAACTTACAGGTGAGGAGAATGAAATTGCTTTTAATGCTCGATATCTTTTGGATGTGCTTTCTAATGTACCTGCATCTGAGATGGTTTTTGAGATGACAGGGCCTTTGAATCCCGGTGTATTTAAAATAAAAGACGATGAGTCATTTCTTCACTTGATTATGCCTATTCGTGTTCAAGAGTAG